Proteins found in one archaeon genomic segment:
- a CDS encoding aminodeoxychorismate/anthranilate synthase component II, with protein MKVLILDNYDSFVYNLAQYVGALGAEPVVVRNDKVTAAEVEEMGPDRIIVSPGPGHPGDGRSFGVCTEILRGISREVPTLGVCLGHQGIGYAFGAKIGRATRVTHGKTSRIVHDGKGVLAGVGNPVQATRYHSLVVSKEELPSELKITAFSLEDAEIMGIRHAKYPIEGLQFHPESVMTPEGMKIVRNFLEKGVEA; from the coding sequence TTGAAGGTCCTGATCCTGGACAACTACGACTCCTTCGTCTACAACCTCGCCCAGTACGTGGGAGCGCTCGGAGCCGAGCCTGTCGTAGTGAGGAACGACAAAGTGACCGCGGCTGAGGTCGAAGAGATGGGGCCGGACAGGATCATCGTCTCGCCGGGGCCCGGCCACCCGGGGGACGGGAGGAGCTTCGGAGTCTGCACCGAGATACTCAGGGGGATAAGCAGGGAAGTGCCGACCCTGGGCGTCTGTCTGGGACACCAGGGGATCGGCTACGCGTTCGGGGCCAAGATAGGACGAGCGACCAGGGTAACGCACGGCAAGACCAGCAGGATTGTGCACGACGGCAAGGGGGTCCTGGCCGGTGTCGGCAACCCGGTGCAGGCGACGAGATACCATTCGCTGGTCGTCAGCAAGGAAGAGCTTCCGTCCGAGCTGAAGATTACGGCGTTCTCGTTGGAGGACGCGGAGATAATGGGGATCAGGCATGCGAAGTATCCGATAGAGGGCCTTCAGTTCCATCCGGAATCGGTGATGACGCCGGAGGGGATGAAGATCGTGAGGAACTTCCTGGAGAAGGGGGTGGAGGCTTGA
- the trpE gene encoding anthranilate synthase component I: MIAFGPLLASAPLNLSAKRLELALSPKELFVRLQSTYRDCYLLESAKGKSRLAEYSFLGFEPDFVATAKDGRMELEGPGGNSKDRVEVDDPLEELKRMVRPNSVSGLFRFIGGAVGYASYDSVRYWEEIPRSSVDDLGLPDMQFGIYTDGVVFDHARREAYYYTLGKSRLEEVLDAAKGMDNRSPTRASEPKANVPQERFEENVLKAKEHIEAGDIFQVVLSKRHDMEVEGDLTGFYEALSEVNPSPYMYFLKFGDRRIVGSSPEMLVRVEDGRIETYPIAGTRPRVEDEAENARLRKELAEDPKEVAEHVMLVDLARNDIGRVSRYGSVKVPELMSVEQYSHVQHMVTHVVGELRSGCDSYDALRAVFPAGTVSGAPKVRAMEIVEELEGRRRGPYAGAVGYFSFNGNADFAITIRTLVADGSKASVQAGAGIVADSVPATEWRESEAKARGLLSAMKLAEERSA; this comes from the coding sequence GTGATCGCTTTTGGGCCGCTGCTGGCATCCGCCCCCCTGAACCTCTCGGCTAAGCGCCTCGAACTGGCGCTCTCCCCAAAGGAACTCTTCGTAAGGCTTCAATCGACCTACAGGGACTGCTACCTCCTCGAATCGGCCAAGGGCAAGTCCAGGCTCGCGGAGTACTCCTTCCTGGGGTTCGAGCCAGACTTCGTTGCTACGGCAAAGGACGGGAGGATGGAGCTCGAGGGGCCGGGCGGTAACTCGAAGGACAGGGTCGAGGTTGATGACCCCCTCGAGGAGTTGAAGAGGATGGTGCGCCCGAACTCGGTCAGCGGGCTCTTCAGGTTCATCGGGGGAGCGGTGGGATATGCGTCGTACGATTCTGTCAGGTACTGGGAAGAGATTCCACGCAGTTCGGTCGACGACCTGGGACTCCCCGACATGCAGTTCGGCATCTACACGGACGGGGTGGTCTTTGACCACGCGCGGAGAGAGGCGTACTACTACACTCTGGGCAAGAGCAGGTTGGAGGAGGTCCTGGACGCTGCCAAAGGCATGGACAACAGGTCGCCTACGAGGGCCTCGGAGCCGAAGGCAAACGTCCCTCAGGAGCGCTTCGAGGAGAACGTGCTAAAGGCGAAGGAGCACATCGAGGCGGGGGACATCTTCCAGGTTGTGCTCTCCAAGCGCCATGACATGGAAGTAGAGGGCGACCTTACGGGGTTCTACGAGGCGCTGAGCGAGGTCAATCCGTCTCCATACATGTACTTCCTGAAGTTCGGGGACAGGAGGATCGTCGGGTCAAGCCCCGAGATGCTCGTGAGGGTGGAGGACGGCCGGATAGAGACTTATCCGATAGCCGGTACAAGGCCGAGGGTCGAAGACGAGGCCGAGAACGCGCGGCTAAGGAAGGAGCTCGCGGAGGACCCGAAGGAGGTCGCGGAGCACGTGATGCTCGTCGACCTCGCGAGGAACGACATTGGGAGGGTCTCGAGGTACGGTTCTGTCAAGGTCCCCGAGCTGATGTCTGTGGAGCAGTACAGCCACGTCCAGCACATGGTCACCCACGTCGTCGGGGAGCTCCGCAGCGGCTGTGACTCGTACGACGCCCTGAGGGCGGTCTTCCCTGCGGGGACAGTGTCAGGCGCCCCCAAGGTGCGAGCCATGGAGATCGTCGAGGAGCTCGAGGGGAGGCGAAGGGGCCCATACGCGGGGGCCGTAGGATACTTCTCGTTCAACGGGAACGCGGACTTTGCGATCACGATCAGGACGCTGGTGGCGGACGGCTCGAAGGCCTCGGTCCAGGCAGGCGCGGGGATAGTGGCTGACTCGGTGCCGGCCACGGAGTGGAGGGAGTCTGAGGCGAAGGCCCGCGGCCTGCTTTCTGCGATGAAGCTCGCGGAGGAGAGGTCTGCTTGA